DNA sequence from the Bradyrhizobium sp. CIAT3101 genome:
CCATGGAGATCCTAATTGCCTTGCTGGAACGCTGCGGTGAGCTTGTCAGCAACCGCGACTTGATGGCCCGCGTTTGGCCTAACCTTTTCGTCGACCCGTCCAACCTCACGATCAACATGTCTGCTCTGCGACGCGCGCTGCGCGACGGCCGGGACGGACGTCGGTTCATCGTCAATATCCCCGGACGTGGCTACCGCTTCGTCGGCTCAGTGGATGTGTCGGGAGACGATAACTGAGCTCGAGTGGTAAAACGTCCGCATGACGCCTTGCGCCTGCGGCTACTGGTGCGCAAGCTCGCTACAGCCGCCATCGCAATCGGGAACGAGATTGAGCCCCTCATGGACCTCGCTGCACAGACTGCCTTTGCCCCGGAGATCGGCCGCCGCGAGCGGGAGCTGCGCGAGCACCACATGCAACTGGCGCACACGAACCGCCTCGTAACAATGGGGGAACTTAGCGCCTCTATCGCACACGAGGTCAATCAGCCGATTGCGGCGGGGCGCAACAACGTCATTGCGGCGCTGCATTTCTTGAACAGGGATCCGCCAGATTTGCAGGAGGTTCGAGAAGCGCTCGCTGCCGCTGTCAAGGACGCTGACCGGGTCAGCACCATTGTCGGTCGTATGCGTGCGCTCATGCAGAAAGGGTCGCCCCGACTGGATCCGGTAGATATCAACGAGGCCCTGCAGGAAGTAATCGAGCTGACCCGGGGAGAAGCGCTGAAGAACGGGGTGGTGGTGGAGAGCCAACTCGCGCAAGGCCTGCCTGTCATAGCCGGTGACCGGGTCCAGCTTCAGCAAGTCGCTCTTAATCTCATTCTCAACGCCGTGCAGGCGATGGGCGCAGTGGGTGAGGGCGCGCGACAGATGCTCATCACCAGCCGTCAGACCGACTTGAACGATCTGTACGTCGGCGTTCGGGATACTGGCCCTGGGCTGAGCCCGGAGACCGTCTCACGTCTGTTCGAGCCATTCTACACGACAAAACCCAACGGCATGGGAATGGGACTGACAATCTGCCGTTCGATCGTCGAAGCCCATGGCGGACGCCTGTGGGTCAGCGCGGGCCAGCCACGTGGAGCCCTATTTCAGTTTGCGATCCCTGCGCGGCCGTCTTGACCAACCGATTGTCTGTGCCCGTCGCGTCATTTTGCAGGCCCGCAGCAATCAGGTCGAGTGTACGGTCAAGGCGGACATCGACTGGGAGGCAGGACCGGCTGGCCCAGTAGAGAATGACCCAGAGCAGCCCTCGGACGCATTTCTTCGGGCTCAGGTTCCAGCGTGGGCTATCCGAGGGCCGGGCTGGGGTCGATAGCATCTCCGACGAATCGACATCGCTTCTAGGTGATCCATCGGCTGCCCTTCCATATTTTGGAAGGACAGTTCTCGACTTTCCATATCGCGCCAGACTTCGGAACGCTTAGGTCTACACGGCACAACGGAGAACGCGGCATTGAGAGTTATCGAAACTCTCGGTCAGTAGCGGCGCATTGCCGAGTCGCGCGTCCATTCGACGCTGCCGCAAGTAGATTGGAGATTGGGCGATGGACCAGCTCGCAACCAGCGAGGCGTCCGAAGGTGCTCACGGCCGCTCAGATTTGCAAAAGGAGCTGGAGGAGGTCCTTCGGCAGCGGGCGGCCATCTCGGCAGTGCTGCGCGCTATTGCCAATTCACTGCACGACTTGCAGCCCATATTCGACACCATCATCGAGAGCGCAGTGCATCTCTGCCGAGCAGAATGGGGCGCCTTCCGTCTTGTCGAGGAAATAGGCTTTCGTCTCGTTGCCTATAAAGCAAGCCCAGAGTTGTCTGAGGTGTACTCACCGCCACTGCTTCGGGAACACAGCAGCGTTTCAGGTCGCCTCTTCGGATGCAGTTCGCCGGTCCACATTCCCGACTTAGCTACATATCTCGAGCGCATGGGAGCCACGGACGAAGGTGATCGAGAGGCTATATCAAGTGGTGCTAGGACAGTTCTTTTTGTGCCGATGCTCAGAAACGACGAGCTAATCGGAACGCTTAACCTTGTGCGGTACCGCATAGAGCCCTTTACGGAGAAAGTGATCGAACTGGTCACGGACTTCGCCGCGCAGGCTGCCATTGCCGTGGACATTACCCGTCGCGAGCAAGCCTTGCGCGACAGCGAGCGACGGTCGCGCTCCGCAATTGACGGGATACCTGGTCTCGTTGCGATCCTGGCCCCGAACGGTGACGTCGAAGCCGTCAATCGCCAAATCCTCGAGTATTATGGCCTCCCACTGGAAGAGATGAGGAACTGGGGCACCAACGAAATGCTCCATCATGAAGATCGTCCCCATCTTATTGAAATTTTTACCAAATCAATCGCCTCCGGTGTTCCCTACCAGCATCAAGTTCGCCTTCGACGCTTTGACGGCGAATATCGGTGGTTTGATAGCCGAGGCGTCCCAATTCGCGATGACTCTGGGCGTATCACGCGCTGGTATGTTCTCCTGACGGACATCGAGGATCGCACGCAGGCCCTGGCGCGGCTACAGCAGATGCAATCGGATTTCGCCCACATCAACCGCGTGACCGTGATGGGAGAATTGGCCGCTTCGCTGTCTCACGAAATCGCACAACCGATTGCCAGCGCGCGCAACAACGCCCGCGCGGCCCAGAACTTCCTAAACATGCAGCCGCTGGACCTGGGCGAGGTCCGGGAAGCACTCGCATGTATCGTTGGCGATACTGATCGAGCCCGAGACATCATCGATCGCATCCGAGAGCAAATGAAGAACGCGCCGCCACGAAAGGAGCGTTTCGACCTAAGTGCGGCGATTAACGAGCTGATTGTCTTGGCGCGAAGCGTGACCAACCGGAATGGCGTCTCGGTCCAGACCCAGCTTGCGGACGGATTGTTTCCCGTTGAGGGGGATCGCGTTCAACTTCAACAGGTCTTGTTGAACCTCATCCTGAATGCGGCTGAGGCAATGGGCTCGGTTGAGGTTGGGGCACGAGAGTTGTTGATCAGCACCGAGCAAGACCGGACAGGCGTCCGCGTGGCCGTGCGCGATTCCGGGCCGGGCATTGATCCGGCGCATCTGGAACGGGTCTTCGACGCCTTCTACACCACGAAGTCCAGTGGAACAGGCATGGGGCTGTCGATTTGCCGCTCCATCATCACCGCCCATGGGGGGCGGCTATGGGCAGATGCGAACGAACCTCGCGGTGCTGTGTTTCAATTCACCTTGCCCAACGCCTCCGGATAACTTCCGGAATTGGCCGTAGCCGACCTTTGCGCAGAACGCTGCTACGACCGTTTTCGGATGGGAATCCGACCTAGGTCAAGCGGGCTACCGTGGTCGGCTTGCGGACCCAAGGCGGACGTTGGCGTCGTTTTCCGCTGGATGTAGCGAATCCCTGGCCCCACCGTGGGCATTGCCGGAGCGATGATGGCGGTACGCTGCAGGTTCGAGCTTGCCGCGGAAGACGCGATACCCGACCACGGCGTAGAGCAGCATAAGGGGATAGACGAAGAGACCCGCGCCCCAGAACATGAAGGCGAGGCTGGAATAGGGGGCCGCGCCGGAATCGATCGTGATGGCAAACGGAATCATGTAAGGCCAGAACGAAAGCGCGAGCGTGCCGAAGGCCGAAACGAAGATGAGCGTAACCATACGGAATGGCCAACGGTCGTCCTGACGCAAAATGCTGAGCGCAAGGATCGATGCCGCAACGCCCCCGATGGCTGGGAAGACGAGAAGATATGGGCGGTCGATCCATCGGTGCATGATCGGAAGATGTTTGTTCAGCGCGTGTAGGAAGACAACGACCAGGAACGCCAATACGGCGGTTGCGAGAACGGGCATCGCGCGGTGCGCCAAGGCCCTGATCTGGCCATCGGATTTCCTGACGAGCCAGCAGGCCCCAAGAAGTGCGTATCCGAAGCAAAGCCCGACGCCACACAACATTGCGAAGCTCGTCGTCCAGCCGAAAGCGCCACCGGAATATCGGCCATCGGTGAATTGCAGTCCCTCGACCAGAGCGCCGACCATCACGCCCTGCATGAAGCTCGCGGCAAGCGAGCCGCCAGCGAAGCAAAGATCCCAGATCCAGCGTCGCTGCGCCTCATTGCGAAACTCGAATGACACGCCGCGCAGGACCAAGCCTGCCAGCATGACGACGACAGGAACGTAAAGCGCAGATAGCGCTGTCGCGTAGACGACCGGAAACGCGCTCCACAAGACTACGGCAGCGACAATGAGCCAGGTCTCATTGCCGTCCCAGAATGGCGCGATGGTGCGTAACATGATGGTTCGGCTGGCCTCGTTCCTTGTCAAGCCGAGCAGCATGCCGACGCCAAGATCGAACCCGTCAAGCAAGAGATACAGGAGCATGCTGATGGCGAGAACCGAAACCCAGAACATGACCATTTCTATTCTCCTGCAGGCAGAAGGATCGAAGCCGCGGCGTCACCGCCGGCCAACGACATAGGCCGGCCGGGAGTAGCGTCATACGGAAGCGCGGTGGCATGTCGCGAGGGGCCATCGCGCAGGAGCCGGTAGATGAAGAGGGTGCCGAACGAGAAGATGAACAGGTAGACTGCGCCGAACAGGATGAGCGAGCTCAGCGCGGTGCCAGCCGTCAAGAATGGTGTCATCGCCTGATCCGTTCGCAACACCCCGTAAACCGTCCATGGCTGGCGGCCGACCTCAGCCGTGTACCATCCCGTGAGGATGGCAATGAACGGCAGGGGAAAGCTTAGAAAGATGGACCAAAGGAGAAGACGGCTTCGCTCGAGCCGATGCGTGACGCTCAGATAGGATCCGAGCCAGGCAAGCACGAGCATGATGAGTCCGCAGCCGACCATGATGCGGAAGGTCGCAAACGGGATCAACACTGGCGGACGATCCTGCGCGGGGAAATCGGTCAGACCGACCTCCTTGGACGTCATGCTCATGCTGCCGATAATGCTTCCGAGCACCGGTATCTTGATTTCGTACGTGTTGGTCTCGTGTACCGGATCGGGCAGCGCGATCACTACCTCGCTCGCCGGCTGCTCAGCGCGCCAACGGCCCTCGATCGCCGCGAACTTCGCGGGCTGAAAGTCGTGTACATAGTCGCCAACCAGGTGGCCGAACCCCAACTGAACCGGCATAAGCAGCGCCGCGAGGACTAGCCCCATGCGGAGCATGATCAGGGCCTCAGCGCGAGACTTGCCTCGCAGCAGATACCACGCACCAGTTGATGCGACGCAGAATGCACCCGTGAGATACGACGCCAACAGCATGTGTGGAAAACGCGACCAGACCACGGAGTTGAAGATGATCGTTGTCCAATCATCAGGAACAAACTGGCCATTTTGCACGACGTAACCGACCGGCACCTGCATCCAGCTGTTGTTCACCATGATCCAGAATGCCGAAAGCGTCGTTCCAAGCGCTACCATGGCAGTCGAAAAGAAGTAGAACCAAGGGGATACACGCGTTCGACCCCAAATGAGGACGCCGAAGAAGCCGGCTTCGAGCGCGAAGGCCGTGAATGTCTCATAGGAGAGCAGCGGTCCCTGGATCGGTCCCGACATATTCGACAGCACGCTCCAGTTCGTGCCGAACTGAAAGGCCATGACGACGCCCGACACCACGCCCAGGCCGAAAGCGACGCCGAATATCTTGAGCCAGAACTGAAACAGGGTCCGGTAGACGGCGTTGCCCGTCCGCAGATGCTTTGCTTCCAGCAAAGCGAGCCAGGCGGCCAGACCAATACTAAATGCCGGGAAAATGATGTGAAAAGAAATGGTGAATGCGAATTGCAGCCGCGACAGAAGAAGTGCCGAAGAGTCCATCGAAGTCTCCTATCTG
Encoded proteins:
- a CDS encoding transcriptional regulator, which translates into the protein MSEVVRFIPRSGLNERHAAQRQDMDKVIVEKRTEAADFRPTKVFFGPFSLLPTQLLLLEGDKVVPLGSRAMEILIALLERCGELVSNRDLMARVWPNLFVDPSNLTINMSALRRALRDGRDGRRFIVNIPGRGYRFVGSVDVSGDDN
- a CDS encoding ATP-binding protein, producing MDLAAQTAFAPEIGRRERELREHHMQLAHTNRLVTMGELSASIAHEVNQPIAAGRNNVIAALHFLNRDPPDLQEVREALAAAVKDADRVSTIVGRMRALMQKGSPRLDPVDINEALQEVIELTRGEALKNGVVVESQLAQGLPVIAGDRVQLQQVALNLILNAVQAMGAVGEGARQMLITSRQTDLNDLYVGVRDTGPGLSPETVSRLFEPFYTTKPNGMGMGLTICRSIVEAHGGRLWVSAGQPRGALFQFAIPARPS
- a CDS encoding ATP-binding protein — protein: MDQLATSEASEGAHGRSDLQKELEEVLRQRAAISAVLRAIANSLHDLQPIFDTIIESAVHLCRAEWGAFRLVEEIGFRLVAYKASPELSEVYSPPLLREHSSVSGRLFGCSSPVHIPDLATYLERMGATDEGDREAISSGARTVLFVPMLRNDELIGTLNLVRYRIEPFTEKVIELVTDFAAQAAIAVDITRREQALRDSERRSRSAIDGIPGLVAILAPNGDVEAVNRQILEYYGLPLEEMRNWGTNEMLHHEDRPHLIEIFTKSIASGVPYQHQVRLRRFDGEYRWFDSRGVPIRDDSGRITRWYVLLTDIEDRTQALARLQQMQSDFAHINRVTVMGELAASLSHEIAQPIASARNNARAAQNFLNMQPLDLGEVREALACIVGDTDRARDIIDRIREQMKNAPPRKERFDLSAAINELIVLARSVTNRNGVSVQTQLADGLFPVEGDRVQLQQVLLNLILNAAEAMGSVEVGARELLISTEQDRTGVRVAVRDSGPGIDPAHLERVFDAFYTTKSSGTGMGLSICRSIITAHGGRLWADANEPRGAVFQFTLPNASG
- the cydB gene encoding cytochrome d ubiquinol oxidase subunit II, coding for MVMFWVSVLAISMLLYLLLDGFDLGVGMLLGLTRNEASRTIMLRTIAPFWDGNETWLIVAAVVLWSAFPVVYATALSALYVPVVVMLAGLVLRGVSFEFRNEAQRRWIWDLCFAGGSLAASFMQGVMVGALVEGLQFTDGRYSGGAFGWTTSFAMLCGVGLCFGYALLGACWLVRKSDGQIRALAHRAMPVLATAVLAFLVVVFLHALNKHLPIMHRWIDRPYLLVFPAIGGVAASILALSILRQDDRWPFRMVTLIFVSAFGTLALSFWPYMIPFAITIDSGAAPYSSLAFMFWGAGLFVYPLMLLYAVVGYRVFRGKLEPAAYRHHRSGNAHGGARDSLHPAENDANVRLGSASRPR
- a CDS encoding cytochrome ubiquinol oxidase subunit I, which codes for MDSSALLLSRLQFAFTISFHIIFPAFSIGLAAWLALLEAKHLRTGNAVYRTLFQFWLKIFGVAFGLGVVSGVVMAFQFGTNWSVLSNMSGPIQGPLLSYETFTAFALEAGFFGVLIWGRTRVSPWFYFFSTAMVALGTTLSAFWIMVNNSWMQVPVGYVVQNGQFVPDDWTTIIFNSVVWSRFPHMLLASYLTGAFCVASTGAWYLLRGKSRAEALIMLRMGLVLAALLMPVQLGFGHLVGDYVHDFQPAKFAAIEGRWRAEQPASEVVIALPDPVHETNTYEIKIPVLGSIIGSMSMTSKEVGLTDFPAQDRPPVLIPFATFRIMVGCGLIMLVLAWLGSYLSVTHRLERSRLLLWSIFLSFPLPFIAILTGWYTAEVGRQPWTVYGVLRTDQAMTPFLTAGTALSSLILFGAVYLFIFSFGTLFIYRLLRDGPSRHATALPYDATPGRPMSLAGGDAAASILLPAGE